One Clostridium sp. CM027 genomic window carries:
- a CDS encoding uroporphyrinogen decarboxylase family protein: MNRQNLKDEMTPKERAEAIAKGKSYDRIQCGPSIGDHAANLINVKVSELHFSVEKFLQGQIAANEKYAIESTIIGPGLGGIAEALGSKLVFPDHGAPYVADYAIKNFSDLDKISLADPQKSGRFPFILQTAEALVDKLGKEIPVSVGIPGPFTTAGNLRGTVNFLRDLRKNPEFAHRILRLVTDTTIAFIKEVAKRDVSIEIDEPTASGALISKDMFAKFTLPYLKEVIDAIISSGKSAPSLHICGNTTKIWTLMADAGAGALSLDETIDLKEAKKVIGHRVILVGNVKPTATMYLGTPQDVEREAKECLRKAYDSPKGYILALGCGLPIDTPPENILSLRAAARKYGKYPFDPELFR, encoded by the coding sequence ATGAATAGGCAAAATTTAAAAGATGAAATGACTCCAAAAGAAAGAGCGGAAGCAATAGCAAAAGGTAAGTCTTACGATAGAATTCAATGTGGACCTAGTATTGGTGATCATGCTGCAAATCTTATAAATGTAAAGGTGTCTGAACTTCATTTTTCAGTAGAAAAATTTTTACAGGGACAAATTGCAGCAAATGAAAAATATGCCATTGAGTCAACCATTATCGGGCCAGGCCTTGGAGGAATCGCAGAAGCATTGGGAAGTAAACTTGTTTTCCCTGACCATGGGGCTCCTTATGTTGCAGATTACGCAATAAAGAACTTTTCGGATTTGGACAAGATTTCCTTGGCAGATCCTCAAAAGTCCGGTAGGTTCCCCTTTATTTTACAGACTGCTGAAGCTCTTGTAGATAAGTTAGGAAAAGAAATACCAGTTTCTGTTGGAATTCCAGGACCTTTTACAACTGCAGGAAATCTTAGAGGTACAGTAAATTTCTTACGAGATTTAAGAAAAAATCCAGAATTTGCACATAGGATTCTTAGACTTGTAACAGATACAACTATTGCGTTTATTAAGGAAGTGGCTAAGCGTGATGTGAGCATAGAAATTGATGAACCAACTGCTTCAGGGGCTTTAATAAGTAAGGACATGTTTGCAAAATTTACTTTGCCATATTTAAAAGAGGTTATTGATGCAATTATCAGTTCTGGTAAAAGTGCTCCTTCCCTACACATTTGCGGAAATACAACAAAGATTTGGACACTTATGGCAGATGCCGGGGCAGGCGCTTTAAGTCTTGATGAAACTATAGATTTAAAAGAAGCAAAAAAGGTTATAGGTCACAGAGTAATCCTTGTAGGCAATGTGAAGCCTACGGCCACCATGTATTTGGGTACTCCTCAAGATGTTGAAAGAGAAGCAAAGGAATGTCTTAGAAAAGCTTATGACAGTCCAAAGGGATATATTCTTGCTTTAGGTTGTGGTTTGCCAATAGATACTCCGCCTGAAAATATTCTTTCCTTACGTGCTGCAGCTAGGAAATACGGCAAATATCCATTTGATCCTGAACTTTTTAGATAA
- a CDS encoding DUF1638 domain-containing protein: protein MTMKIIACEVMKKELLSITPVLDVEFEFISMNLHLYPEKLRKELQCIIERSTGYSRIILAFGLCGGAAKGLVPTHCTLTIPKVHDCISIFLDSGKLNQGIYEKKTGTFYLSCGYMNSEKSILAEHNRIKDKYGEKKALKVLSRMYEGYNQILFIKTGCCSEKADIEQSEEIAKLLNLSHDTIKGSDTFIEQIVKGPWDNDKFINISPGGIVKEDDFNIGIK from the coding sequence ATGACTATGAAAATTATTGCTTGTGAGGTTATGAAAAAAGAGTTGCTTTCTATAACTCCAGTACTTGATGTTGAATTTGAGTTTATATCTATGAATCTACATCTTTATCCTGAAAAACTTAGGAAAGAATTGCAGTGCATAATTGAAAGATCAACAGGGTATTCGAGAATTATTTTAGCTTTCGGCTTGTGCGGTGGGGCAGCTAAGGGTTTGGTGCCCACCCATTGCACTCTAACAATACCTAAAGTACACGATTGTATTTCAATTTTTCTTGATTCAGGTAAATTAAATCAAGGTATTTATGAAAAGAAAACAGGTACCTTTTATTTATCTTGTGGTTATATGAACTCAGAGAAATCAATACTTGCTGAGCACAATCGTATTAAAGATAAATATGGTGAAAAGAAAGCTCTAAAAGTCCTCTCAAGAATGTATGAAGGTTATAACCAGATATTGTTTATTAAAACCGGTTGTTGCAGCGAAAAGGCTGATATTGAACAATCCGAAGAAATAGCAAAACTGCTTAACCTAAGTCATGACACAATTAAAGGAAGTGATACTTTTATTGAACAGATTGTAAAAGGTCCATGGGACAATGATAAATTTATAAATATAAGTCC
- a CDS encoding GyrI-like domain-containing protein: protein MNIEIEKTSFYRIAYIRQVGSYGQNNIKVMEKLKKWAKSNGLLNEQSIILGIAHDNPKIVEPENCRYDTGLVISNDYCISDDYISDGNILGGKYAVFKIRHTAEEVQKAWLAIFPELFKKGYQLDEARPILERYKTEMVKNHFCEICVPIN, encoded by the coding sequence ATGAATATAGAAATTGAAAAAACTTCATTTTATAGAATTGCTTATATAAGGCAGGTTGGATCTTATGGGCAGAATAATATTAAAGTAATGGAAAAATTAAAGAAATGGGCTAAGTCTAATGGACTGCTTAATGAGCAATCTATCATACTAGGAATTGCCCATGATAACCCTAAAATAGTAGAACCTGAAAATTGTCGTTATGACACAGGTCTCGTTATTTCAAATGATTATTGCATTAGTGATGATTATATTAGTGATGGTAACATTCTTGGAGGAAAATATGCAGTTTTTAAAATAAGACATACAGCTGAAGAAGTTCAAAAAGCGTGGCTTGCAATTTTTCCGGAATTATTCAAGAAAGGGTATCAACTGGATGAGGCAAGACCTATTCTTGAAAGGTATAAAACTGAAATGGTTAAAAACCATTTTTGTGAAATTTGTGTACCAATTAACTAA